The segment TCCCCTTTTCTTCAGGACCGGCTTTCAACAGATCCTAATGACTTCCATCAGCCCCGGGCTTCCTAATAACACCAACGCCATTTTCCAGAAGCTGAGAGAAGCCATTGAATCCGGTCACGTGATCAGTGTGGAGGAACTCTTGGCAAAAGAGTGGACCCAGGGAGACAATCGGAACTCTGCTCTTTTTGAATTCGCTGTAAAGAGCAGACAACTGAACGTGATCAGATGCTTGCTTCGGCACGGAGTAGTTCCCCTTAGGGAATCACCGATATTTTCTGCAATACAAAAGGTGAGTGTGTAAGGAGGGGAGGAGTGTGGGATGGTGAGGACAGCAATGGATTAGGAGTTGAAAtcgacagtgtgtgtgtgtgtgtgtgtgtgtgtgtgtgtgtgtgtgtgtgtgtgttagtgttagtgtgtgtgtgtgttagtgtgtgtctgtgccgtgtgtgtgtgtgtctgcgtgtttgttagtgatgtgtgtgtctgtgtgtgttagtgtgtgtacgtgcgtgtgtgtgtgtgtgtgtacgtgcgtgtgtgtgtgtgtcagtgagtgtgtgtgtgtgtttgtgtgtgtgtgtgtgtgtgtgtgtgtgagagagagagagagagagagagagagagagtgtgtgtgtgtttatccgTGTGTGCACTAACATAAATGACTTGGTAACCCTTGTCTTGACTGTGAGTCTGTCACAAGTCAATGACTAAACAACGCTCCAGGTTTGCAGCCACACATCACCGAAATCATCATTATTTCCGCAGATCGAAGCCCTTCAAGTGGTACTGGCGGAAAGACACAGCGTGCatgtgacgtcatccactctAAAAACACCCCTGCACGTGGCAGTTACAGTCAACACCGCCGCCATTCCCATCCTCGTTAgcgccggatgtgacgtcacaaCACGTGACGGCGTGCAAGGGGACACCCCCCTTCACACAGCCTGCACCAAGTTCCAAGAAGACGCTATCTTGCTGCTCATGCAGGCCGGAGCGCACCTCAACACACAGAACTGGCGATGTAGGTCACCTCTGCATTGTCTTTTACACCACAGCCACCATCGCCACGACTTTCACAGCAAGTCTCGCCGAGATCTCGCCCGATGTCTCGTCCACGTGGGTATGACGATGGTGACGTCATCATCGCGTCACCAAAGTCTCGGTCAAAGGAACTCGCAAGATAACAGAGTGTATGACGTGTATCGTCGTCTGCTGAAAGAAACTCGTCGATCAATATCCTCCTTGCAGCATCTGTGTCGCGTCACAGTGAGGGGGTTGtgtgaagg is part of the Littorina saxatilis isolate snail1 linkage group LG15, US_GU_Lsax_2.0, whole genome shotgun sequence genome and harbors:
- the LOC138949139 gene encoding protein PhlB-like translates to MTNERTGFQQILMTSISPGLPNNTNAIFQKLREAIESGHVISVEELLAKEWTQGDNRNSALFEFAVKSRQLNVIRCLLRHGVVPLRESPIFSAIQKIEALQVVLAERHSVHVTSSTLKTPLHVAVTVNTAAIPILVSAGCDVTTRDGVQGDTPLHTACTKFQEDAILLLMQAGAHLNTQNWRCRSPLHCLLHHSHHRHDFHSKSRRDLARCLVHVGMTMVTSSSRHQSLGQRNSQDNRVYDVYRRLLKETRRSISSLQHLCRVTVRGLCEGGGGRRGGNGGGEVSLAAVIEKLEVSCYLKEYLLYKQHVFDRAAFHPETTRVLDDWISNI